The Streptomyces sp. NBC_00236 DNA window CGCCGAGGCCACCGCACCCGTGGCCAGCATCGCGCCCAGCAGCGCGAACGACAGCCCCATGACCTCCGGCAGTGCCCCCCAGTCCCCGAGCACCGCCGCCGTCAGGACCGTCACCAGAACCGTGTACGGCAGGGTGATCAGCAACAGGGCCAGCGCCCGCGCCCGCAGTTCCAGATACGCGTCACGGGTCGAGGAGATCGTCAGCGCCACCATCCAGAACGCCGAGGTGTCCTGCCCGAACTGGTTGTACATCTGGATGCCGAGCATCCCGGCGCCGAAGCACGCGAAGTACAACGACCCCGTGCCCTGGAGGGCGTTGAACAGCGGCACGATCAGCCCGATCGCCAGCGCCGTCACCCAGGCGGCCTTGGTCTTCGGGTCCCGGGCGACGTACCGCAGGCTGCGCTGCATCACCGTGCCGGTGCGGCCCTCGGGGAACAGCGCCCAGAAGCCGGAGCCGTCCGTGCCGGACTTCGTACCGGCCGGTTCGGCGGCGGAGAGCGTCGAGCCGTCGGGCTCCGTCATCAGCCTCTCCAGGCTGCGCCGCCACAGCACCAGCAGCAGGACGAGTGCGGCCGCGGAGAGGAGGAGTTGCACGGCGGCCCGCCCGTACGCCCCCTGGGACGCGGAGTCCACCGAGCCGATCGCCGAGGCCGGCGGCAGCCAGCGCACCACGTCCGCCGCCGGGTCGAGTGCGGAGAGCCCGCCGGCCTGACCGAGCCGCTGGACACCGAAGTTGACGCCCTGGATCCCGACCGCGATCACGAGCCCGCTGAGCACCGCGAGATCGCGGCCCTTGCGCGAGGTCAGCAGCCGGGTGTTGGCCGTGGCGACGGCCCGCGCCAGCGCCACGCAGACCAGCAGGGTCAGCGGGGCCGCGAGGACGGCGAAGACCACCGCGCCCGCCCCGTGCACCAGCGCGGTCACCGATCCGGCCGCCAGGCACAGCGTGAACAGCGGGCCGATGCCGACCAGCGACGACACCAGGAGCGCGGTGATCAGGGGCCGGGGCCGCAGCGGAAGCATCACGAGGCGGCTCGGGTCGAGGGTCTCGTCGCCGGCGGCGAAGAAGAGCGGCATCACGGCCCAGCCGACCGCCAGGACCGCGGCCAGCAGCACGACGAGGGAACCCGCGTGGGCGTTGCCGCGCAGCGCGATCAGCCCGACCAGCTGTCCCAGGGCGATCAGCAGGGTCGCGACGACGGAGGCGATGTACACGGCCCGGCGGCCGGCCGACTGCCGCAGCCCGTTGCGGAGCAGGGCGAGCTTCAGCCGTACGAGAACGGGCACCAGCTCCGTGCCGCCCGGCGGGCGGCCTGCGCGGGGGCCCGAGGCGGCCGGGGCGTCGAGCACGCTCATCGGGCACCGCCGAGCCAGTCGAGGGCGGCGCTGTCGTCGCGGTCGCCCGCGCCGACGAGTTCCAGGAAGGCGTTCTGCAGCGAGGACGCGTCGCCGCGGACCTCGGCGAGGGTGCCCTGGGCGCGGATGGTGCCCGCCGCCATGACGGCCACCCAGTCGCAGAGCGACTCGACGAGTTCCATCACATGGCTGGAGAAGACGACGGTGGCCCCCGAGCGGGTGTAGCGCTCCAGCACCCCGCGGATGGTCTGCGCCGACACCGGGTCGACGCCTTCGAACGGCTCGTCCAGGAACAGCACTTCGGGGTTGTGCAGCAGTGCGGCGGCGAGCCCGATCTTCTTGCGCATGCCCGTCGAGTAGTCGATGACCAGTTTGTGCTGGGCGCCCGCCAGGTCCAGGACGTCCAGCAGCTGAGTGGCCCTGCTGTCCACCTCCTCGCCGGGCAGACCGCGCAACCGGCCGGTGTAGGCGAGGAGTTCACGCCCCGAGAGACGTTCGAAGAGCCGCAGCCCCTCGGGCAGGACGCCGATGCGGGACTTCACCTCGACCGGGTCGCGCCAGACGTCACGGCCGCCGATCTCGATCCGGCCCAGGTCCGGGCGGAGCAGACCGGTGACCATGGACAGGGTGGTGGTCTTGCCGGCGCCGTTGGGACCCACCAGCCCGATGAACTTGCCCGCGGGCAGCACCAGATCGATCCCGGCGACCGCGGTGTGTTCGCCGAACCGTTTCCACAGCCCTTCCACCCGTACCGCGGGCGTTTCCGCCCGTACGCCGGGCCTGACGGCCCGGTCGGCGTTGTCGCTGTCTGTCCGGTCCGGCATGCTGCACGCCCTTCGAAGTCCCCGTACTTGGGGACACCCTACGAAAGGCGCCCCCGCGCGTCGGCGGCTTCGCGCCCGCAGGCGTACGCGAGCGGGCTGATGAGCTCGTCCACCTCGGGCAGCCAGCGGTTGGCGGTGGAAGGACTGCGGGCCCACTGCACCACCCCGGTGCCGCCGACACGGGTCGGCGGGGCGGCGAGGTAGTGGCCCTCGCCCAGTCCGCGCAGACCGATGGCCCCCGCGTCCCAGCCGATCCTCCGGACAAGGGCGTCGGCCTTGGCGGCGGCGCCCGGCAGGACGAAGAACTGCATCCGGCGGTCGGGGGTGCGGGTGACCGGGCCGAGCGGCAGGCTCATCCGCTCCATCCGGGCCAGCGCCAGGAAGCCCGCCGACTCCGGTACGTCGATCGCGTCGAAGGCGCGTCCGGTCGGCAGCAGGATCGAGGAACGGGGGTGCTGGGACCACATCCGGCGGGCCGCCGCACCGCTGCCGGTGGCCCGGCCCGCCCAGTCGGCCCGGGTCGGGTGGGCGCCGGGCGCCGCGCAGGCCGCCTCGCCGCACGAGCACCGTTCCGTGCCGCCGGCCGGCTCCAGCCAGGTGCCCGGGCACACGTCCCAGTGCCGCTCCTCCGCGTACCGCACCGCGGCGTCGAGCAGCTGCTCGGCTCGCTGCTGGGGGATCTGTGCGGCTTCCATGACTCCGATGGGCTTTTCCACGCACAGCACAACTCCCGCCGCCACCTGGGGTTACGGGCGTGGCGGCGCGGTTACGGTCCAACGCTTCCGCATGTGGGGCGCACTGGTGCACGGGTGGGGGCGCGCGGGAGGGACGTGGGCGGTGGGCGGGTAGCCACATACCGGAGATCCGGCACAGTTCGTTCGGCATCCTAGGGCGCGTGCCGGGAGGAAAGGGCGGAGACAGCTCAAAAGTGACCAACACGATGAATCGGCGAATTTCTCAGGCATATGTCGGGCAGTGATCCTTTACCGATCACTGCGGCCTCAGGGGGACACACATGGCAGCCAGGCCTCTCGTCGCACGCCAGCCGAACGAACGGCTCCAGGCGCTCATTCAGGAAGCCGGATGCTCCAACGCGGGCCTCAGCCGCCGCGTCAACATGGTCGGGGCCGAGCGCGGGCTCGACCTCCGTTACGACAAGACCTCCGTGGCCCGCTGGCTGCGCGGGCAGCAACCACGCGGCAGGGCACCGGGCATCATCGCCGAGGCGCTCGGCCGCAAGCTCGGCCGTACGGTCACGATCGACGAGATCGGCATGGCCAACGGCAAGAACCTGGCCTCCGGCGTCGGCCTGCAGTTCGCCCCGACGGTGGTCGGGGCGATCGAGCAGGTCTGCGAGCTGTGGCGCAGCGACGTCGGCCGCCGCGACTTCCTGTCCGGTTCCGCGGTCGCGTCCTCGGCACTGGTCGAGCCCAGCCGGGACTGGCTGATCACCGGCGCGGACCCGCAGGTGGCGCGGGTGGCCGGGGCCCGGGTCGGGATGCCGGACGTCGAGGCGGTGCGGGCGACGACGGCGGCGCTGGTCGACCTGGACCACCGCTTCGGCAGCGGCCATGTGCGGCCGGTTCTGGTGCACTACCTGAACAGCGTGGTCTCCGGGCTGCTCTCGGGGGCGTACCGCGAATCGACCGGGCGGCAGCTGTTCGCCGCGGTGGCGCGGCTCACCGAGCTCGCCGGGTACATGGCGATCGACACGGGCCAGCCGGGCCTCGCCCAGCGCTACTACATCCAGGCGCTGCGCCTCGCCCAGGCGGCGGGCGACCGGGCCTACGGGGGCTATGTGCTGGCCGCCTCGATGAGTCATCTCGCGGCCCAGCTCGGCAATCCGCGGGAGATCGCCCAGCTGGCCAGGGCGGCGCAGGAGGGAGCGCGCGGCAGGGTGACGCCTCGGGCGGAGGCGATGTTCTACGCGGCGGAGGCGCGCGGCCACGCGCTGCTCGGGGACGCCCGTACCACGCAGGTGGTGGCCGGCCGGGCGCTGACGGCGCTGGAGCAGGCCGATCCGGACAGCGGGGACGATCCCGACTGGATCACACACTTCGACCACGCCTATCTCGCCGACGAGTTGGCGCACTGCCACCGTGACCTCGGCCAGGCGGAGGCGGCCGCGCGCCGGGCGAAGGAGGCCCTGGGCGGCCTTCCGGAGTCCCGCGCCCGCCGCCGCGGCATCGGCCTGGCCCTGCTGGCCGCGGCGCAGGTGCAGCTGCGCGAGGTGGAGCAGGCCTGTCACACCGGGACGCGGGCGATGGAGCTGCTGGGCACGGTGCGCTCCAGCCGGGGCACGGAGTATCTGGACGACCTGCAACAGCGCCTCGTGCCGTACGGGGACGAGCCCGCGGTACGGGAGTTCGGCGCCCGCCTGGAGCTCCAGGCGGCCTGAGGGGAGGACGCGTCCGGACCTGCGGTGCACGGGCGCCCCCTTAACTGCGTCGTGAGGGCGCTGGGCGTTACAGCCCGTGTGAAGGGGTCGTGAGTGACAACACGCGCTTGGCGAACGGCAGGGACCACCCGATAGCGTGAGCCGACGATTCCATAGGTTCACACGTAGGAGTCCCGGTGACACAGAGCGGACAGGGTGACGAGCAGCAGCTCCCTGCTGTACGACCCGCGCACGAGGGCGTCGTGCTGCCCGCGGGCGGCGGCGAGCCCTGGACGCCGGGGGGACCCGCGGACCAGGCGGTCCCGGCCGGCGGTCAGCCGTGGGGGCAGCCCTGGGGACCGCAGACGTCCCACCAGGACGCCGCCCCGCAGGGCGGGTACGGGCAGGACCAGCAGGGCGGCGCGTACGGTCAGCAGCAGGGGCAGTACGGGCAGCAGCAGGCGCAGCACGGTCAGTACGGGCAGGGGCAGCAGGGTTCCGGGTACGGCCAGGCTCAGCAGCCGCAGCCGCCCGCACAGCCCCAGCACGGACAGCAACTCCAGCAGCCCCAGCAGTCCCCGCCGTCGCCGTACGCCATGCCGCTGCCGCCCGAGGCGGTGCCCGGCGCGAGCGGCGACGCGGACGCCACGCAGTACATCGCGGCGGTTCCGGCCGGTCCGGGGCCGGGCGGCCTGCCGCCGGAGGCACCCGCCGAGTCCACGCGGTTCCTCGGCCGTGACCCGCAGCAGGCGTACCCGCAGTCCGGCGGCCACGCCGCGCCGCCGCCCCCGCAGGGCGGCCAGGACGCCGACGCGACCCAGTACATACCGCCCGTGCCCGGTGGCGCCCCGTACGGCATCCGGCCCGGGGCACCCGGTGAGCGGCAGCCGCCCGCGGAGTTCGACAACCTCTTCCGCAGCGACGAACCCGCGGGCGCCACCCAGCAGATGCCCCGGTTCGACCCCACGCAGCAGCACCAGCAGCACCAGGGCGGGCAGCAGCAGTACCAGGGCGGGCCGCCCCCTCAGGCGTACCAGCAGGCGCCCCCGTACACGGGCCCCGAGCACGGGCTGCCGCAGAGCGGGCAGGACGGGCGGCGCAAGAAGTCCGCGCACGTCCCGCTGATCGCCGCGGTCGTCGTCGGCTGCGCCGTGATCGGGCTCGGGGCCGGCGCCCTGCTGAGCGGTGGCGACGAGAAGGGCGACGAGGCCAAGCAGCCGGTGGCGGCGGCGAGTTCACCCGCCTCCCAGCCCGCGACGCAGGCCGCTCCCGACCCGGCGAAGCCGCAGGCCGAGGCGCTCGACAAGCTGCTCGCGGACAGCAACAACAGCCGGTCCGCGGTGATCGGTGCGGTGGAGAAGGCCAAGAACTGCACCGACCTGGACAAGGCCGTGGCCGACCTCAAGGGCGCCGCCCAGCAGCGCCGCGATCTGGTGACCCGGCTCAAGGGGCTGTCGGTCGACAAGCTGCCGGACAACGTCCAGTTGGCCGCCTCCCTCACCAAGGCCTGGCAGGCGTCCGCCTCGGCGGACGACCACTACGCGGCCTGGGCCACGCAGGCCAAGAGCAAGAAGGTGTGCAAGAAGGGCAAGGCCCGTTTCACCACGCACTACCAGCAGGCCAATGTGCAGAGCGGCGAGGCGACCGCGGCCAAGAAGCAGGCATCCAGGCTGTGGAACGCCATCGCGACGAAGTACGGCCTGACGAAGCGGGCGTCCACCGCGCTCTGAGCCCGGCGGACCGCCCTCAGCCGGTCGCGCTGGCGTCCGACAGCGTCTTCGTCACGTCCACGAAGCCCTTGCTGTCGGCGACCAGCCGGCCGTCGCGCACGACCTGGAACGTCACCTTGCTGTTCACGATGCGCGGATACGAGGACGAGCCGATCATGTCCTCGTAACGCCAGCGCAGGGCGGGGGTGAGGCCGCCCGTGTCCACCCGGGTGCCCTTGTTGAGGGCCTTGGTGACCTTCCGGGCCGTGATGTGCGCCTCGTCCAGCGACTCGACGATCGACTTCAGGGCGGTGTAGGCGATCCAGGTCGTCTGTACGCCCGTGTCGTCCGGATCGATGCGGTTGTCTCCGAAGGCGTGCTTGCCGATCACGTCCCGCATCAGGTCCCAGCGCGTATCGCCGGGGGCCGGGTACCACCCGGTGACGTACGCGCCCTCGAACGGGCTGTCGCGACCGCCGGTGCGGTCGATGAGCGGCTGGCCGATGCTGCCGAGGACCGAGGAGATCCGCACCGATCCGCCGGCCGGCTCCAGCCGCCGGAAGGAGTCGAAGAAGGTCTCCGTGCGGTCGCCGAGCACGGCCGTCACGCAGCCGCCGTCCTCGCCCGCTCCCGTCAGTGCGCGCCCGGCCGCCCCGTCGTACGACGTGGCCCCCTCGTCCGCCCGGACGTCGACCGGTGCGGGCCGGCGGGCCTCGGTGAGGCCGGTGTTGAGGAGCCACGCCTGGCTGTCGCCGCCCAGGGTGTCGGGACGCACCAGGGAGACCTGGTCGCAGGTGGCGGCCAGCTGCTTCGCGTTGCCCGCCAGGAGCGCCGACTGGCCGCCGGTGACCGGGTAGGACATATAGCTCCGGAACTCCTCCTCGGAGGCGCCGTAGCCGCCGATGTACGGGATCCCGGCCACTTCGAGCGGTGCCATGAACGCCCGCCCGTGCCGGCTGTAGGAGCCGAGGACCGCGACGGCCTTCTCCTTGACCGCCCGGCGGGCGCAGTTGCCCGCGCCGATCGAGCTGTCCTGCTCGTCGCAGGTGACCACGCGCAGCTCGTGCCCGTCGATGCCGCCCTCGCCGTTGATCCAGCGGGCGTACGTCTGCGCCATCGCGGTCATGCCGGCCATGTTGGCGGCGTCCGGCCCCGCGGCACCGCTCGGGGCCCAGGTCACGACGGTGACGGGCTCCCTGGAGTCCCCCGAGGCCCCAGGGAGCACACCGCAGCCGGTCATCAGCAGAGCCCCTGCCGCCACCGCACCGGTGAGCAATCTGAAGGGGCGGGGGGAGAGGGGGCGTCGCCGTCCGGTCATGGACCCAGACACTTCCCGTCCCCGGGTAACGCCGCAGTGTGCTCCGTTCAACGCTCGGTGACGTCCAGGTGAATTGCAGGGGGCCGTACGGAAAGCCGAAAAGGGAACGTACGATCGACAACCGTGCAGCAAGGTTCCGAGAACTCTTCCCGTCGCGGCCGTCGCTCCTCCACCATGGGCGGCATGCCGCTCAATGACATTCCGTGGTGGCGCTGGCGCAGCAACGTGCGCTCGGCGCTGCACATGCTCTCCGACCCCGTCTTCCATCACGAGTGCTGGCTGGCCGGCCGGGAGGGATACGGCGACGTCACCGACGCCGTGTACCGCCTGGTCGAGGACACCTGGCTCGACAACTGGTCCGCCGAGAAGTACGTCGGCACGGTCTTCCGGGACTCCGGTGAGGCCGCCCTCGTCGACGTCGCCGTGCTGCGGGTGCTGCGCATCATGCACCAGGTCGGCGCGGACGCCCCCGTCTCCGCCTACCTGGAGCACCACGGCTGGCCGGAGGCCGTCAGGGCCGCCCGCGAGGCCCATGTGCTGCTCGCCACGAACGACGGCGAGGACCCGGACGTCCCGCCGCGCTCACTGGACGTGCTCCGCATCATGACTAGGAGCTGAGAGGCCGCCTCGTAAAGGTTGACGGTGTGGCACGCTACGGGGATGACCGCACCGCAGCCTGCTGACACCGCCCCCGAGCAGTACGTCCTCACCCTCTCGTGCCCCGACAAACAGGGCATCGTGCACGCCGTGTCGAGTTATCTCTTCATGACGGGCTGCAACATCGAGGACAGCCAGCAGTTCGGGGACCACGACACGGGTCTGTTCTTCATGCGCGTCCACTTCTCGGCGGACAGCCCGGTGACGCCGGAGAAGCTGCGGGCGAGCTTCGCGGCGATCGGTGACTCCTTCCGGATGGACTGGCAGATCCACCGTTCCTCGGAGCGGATGCGGATCGTGCTGATGGTCAGCAAGTTCGGCCACTGCCTCAACGACCTGCTGTTCCGGTCCCGGATCGGGGCCCTGCCGGTCGACATCGCGGCGGTCGTCTCCAACCACACGGACTTCGCCGAACTGGTCGCCTCGTACGACATCCCCTTCCGCCACATCCCCGTGAACAGGGAGAACAAGGCAGAGGCGGAGGCACAGCTGCTGGAGCTCGTGCGCGAGGAGAACGTGGAGCTCGTCGTCCTGGCCCGCTACATGCAGGTCCTCTCGGACGATCTGTGCAAGCAGCTCAGCGGCCGGATCATCAACATCCACCACTCGTTCCTGCCGAGCTTCAAGGGCGCCAAGCCGTACCACCAGGCGCACGCCCGCGGGGTGAAGCTCATCGGTGCGACGGCGCACTACGTCACGGCCGACCTCGACGAGGGGCCGATCATCGAGCAGGAGGTCGAGCGGGTGGGCCACGGCGTCACGCCGGACCAGCTGGTCGCCATCGGGCGCGATGTGGAGTGCCAGGCCCTGGCGCGCGCGGTGAAGTGGCACGCGGAGCGGCGCATCCTGCTGAACGGCCGCCGTACGGTGATCTTCGCCTAGGGCGGGTGTCGGTCACAGCCTGCTGAGCGAGGCCGCCGCGAAGAGCACGTCCCGGATCGCGTCCCGGTCCCCGCGCTGACCGGCCGCGGCCTCCACGGGCGGCACGTGCCCCGCCACCAGCTGGCAGAACTCGACCCCGTCCAGCGCGACCTGCGCCACCGTGTGATCGGGCGAACCGAGAGCGGCGGGGGAGTCCAGCGCGATGTACCAGTTGCCGCCGCCGGAGCCCTCGACCTCCAGATGGAGCGAGCGGCCCGGCGACCCCGCCGTCACCAGCCGGCGGGCCGGACCGGCCAGGCCCGCCCGGCGTCGTTCGGCCAGGGCGGCCGGCAGGAGCCGCGCGGCCAGATCGATCATGCGGTGCAGATGGGCGGCGGCGGGCGGCTCGTACGGGTAGTCCACCGCCTCGGCGATGTCACCGGCGTGCACCCAGCACTCGAAGGCGCGGTCCAGCAGCGCGTCCTGCAACGGCAGGGCGAAGTCGCCGTACGAGACGGAGAGATCCGAGACGCCGCGCCCCGCGAAGGACACGGTGCGGATGAGGGTGTGGCTCTGGTCGCGCCATGGTTCGCGGACGGTGCGGGTCGGCGGACGCCGGGCGGCCGACCAGTACGTCTCGGTGCGCGGGGCGGGGGCGAGCGGCAGCTCTGAGCCCCGGCGCGGGATGCCGGGGACGCTGTCGGCGAGCGGGTCGTCGAGACCGAGGGCGGTGCTGACCAGGCCGTCGACGGTCATCAGATGACCGATGACGCCGGCGACCGTCGTCTTGCGGTTCACCCCGCGCTCGCCCTCGAACCACTTCAGCCGTACCGGGGCGTGCCACTCGGAGTCACCGATGTCGCGCAGCAGCGCGTCGAGCCGGGCCGTCTCCGCGTCGTACGGGGAGGCCCACCCCGGAACCGGGATCCTGGCCGGCCGGCGGCTCAGGCAGTTCTCCAGCACCCGGCTCCGGAGCATCGGATCCAGGTCCAGGCTGCGGTCCGTGTGCAGCAGGCCGACCGCGTCCCGCAGGCGCAGCGCCTCGTCCGCGCACGGGGCGCACTCCGTGAGGTGCGCCTCGACGGCCTCGGTCTCCGCGGCCGAGCACGCGGTCAGCGCCCAGGCTCCGAGAAGGGCCTTCAGGACGCGGTGCGACAGCTTCGGGGCGGGCGGTTCCGCGTC harbors:
- a CDS encoding ABC transporter ATP-binding protein → MPDRTDSDNADRAVRPGVRAETPAVRVEGLWKRFGEHTAVAGIDLVLPAGKFIGLVGPNGAGKTTTLSMVTGLLRPDLGRIEIGGRDVWRDPVEVKSRIGVLPEGLRLFERLSGRELLAYTGRLRGLPGEEVDSRATQLLDVLDLAGAQHKLVIDYSTGMRKKIGLAAALLHNPEVLFLDEPFEGVDPVSAQTIRGVLERYTRSGATVVFSSHVMELVESLCDWVAVMAAGTIRAQGTLAEVRGDASSLQNAFLELVGAGDRDDSAALDWLGGAR
- a CDS encoding transcriptional regulator — translated: MAARPLVARQPNERLQALIQEAGCSNAGLSRRVNMVGAERGLDLRYDKTSVARWLRGQQPRGRAPGIIAEALGRKLGRTVTIDEIGMANGKNLASGVGLQFAPTVVGAIEQVCELWRSDVGRRDFLSGSAVASSALVEPSRDWLITGADPQVARVAGARVGMPDVEAVRATTAALVDLDHRFGSGHVRPVLVHYLNSVVSGLLSGAYRESTGRQLFAAVARLTELAGYMAIDTGQPGLAQRYYIQALRLAQAAGDRAYGGYVLAASMSHLAAQLGNPREIAQLARAAQEGARGRVTPRAEAMFYAAEARGHALLGDARTTQVVAGRALTALEQADPDSGDDPDWITHFDHAYLADELAHCHRDLGQAEAAARRAKEALGGLPESRARRRGIGLALLAAAQVQLREVEQACHTGTRAMELLGTVRSSRGTEYLDDLQQRLVPYGDEPAVREFGARLELQAA
- a CDS encoding bifunctional DNA primase/polymerase is translated as MEAAQIPQQRAEQLLDAAVRYAEERHWDVCPGTWLEPAGGTERCSCGEAACAAPGAHPTRADWAGRATGSGAAARRMWSQHPRSSILLPTGRAFDAIDVPESAGFLALARMERMSLPLGPVTRTPDRRMQFFVLPGAAAKADALVRRIGWDAGAIGLRGLGEGHYLAAPPTRVGGTGVVQWARSPSTANRWLPEVDELISPLAYACGREAADARGRLS
- a CDS encoding transporter codes for the protein MSVLDAPAASGPRAGRPPGGTELVPVLVRLKLALLRNGLRQSAGRRAVYIASVVATLLIALGQLVGLIALRGNAHAGSLVVLLAAVLAVGWAVMPLFFAAGDETLDPSRLVMLPLRPRPLITALLVSSLVGIGPLFTLCLAAGSVTALVHGAGAVVFAVLAAPLTLLVCVALARAVATANTRLLTSRKGRDLAVLSGLVIAVGIQGVNFGVQRLGQAGGLSALDPAADVVRWLPPASAIGSVDSASQGAYGRAAVQLLLSAAALVLLLVLWRRSLERLMTEPDGSTLSAAEPAGTKSGTDGSGFWALFPEGRTGTVMQRSLRYVARDPKTKAAWVTALAIGLIVPLFNALQGTGSLYFACFGAGMLGIQMYNQFGQDTSAFWMVALTISSTRDAYLELRARALALLLITLPYTVLVTVLTAAVLGDWGALPEVMGLSFALLGAMLATGAVASANFPYSIPQDGAFKNVAPGQAGLAWISIFGGMVSAALLCSPVIGLTVWLHLGDAETWLWLLLPLGAGYGALIAWAGVRVAAPRTADRLPEILTAVSKG
- a CDS encoding ABC transporter substrate-binding protein, which produces MTGRRRPLSPRPFRLLTGAVAAGALLMTGCGVLPGASGDSREPVTVVTWAPSGAAGPDAANMAGMTAMAQTYARWINGEGGIDGHELRVVTCDEQDSSIGAGNCARRAVKEKAVAVLGSYSRHGRAFMAPLEVAGIPYIGGYGASEEEFRSYMSYPVTGGQSALLAGNAKQLAATCDQVSLVRPDTLGGDSQAWLLNTGLTEARRPAPVDVRADEGATSYDGAAGRALTGAGEDGGCVTAVLGDRTETFFDSFRRLEPAGGSVRISSVLGSIGQPLIDRTGGRDSPFEGAYVTGWYPAPGDTRWDLMRDVIGKHAFGDNRIDPDDTGVQTTWIAYTALKSIVESLDEAHITARKVTKALNKGTRVDTGGLTPALRWRYEDMIGSSSYPRIVNSKVTFQVVRDGRLVADSKGFVDVTKTLSDASATG
- a CDS encoding zf-HC2 domain-containing protein; its protein translation is MTDDPDGHEADGRDDEVRGARRIPGPRAAADDFGPDRFVPPPKAVSVIQEPDAEPPAPKLSHRVLKALLGAWALTACSAAETEAVEAHLTECAPCADEALRLRDAVGLLHTDRSLDLDPMLRSRVLENCLSRRPARIPVPGWASPYDAETARLDALLRDIGDSEWHAPVRLKWFEGERGVNRKTTVAGVIGHLMTVDGLVSTALGLDDPLADSVPGIPRRGSELPLAPAPRTETYWSAARRPPTRTVREPWRDQSHTLIRTVSFAGRGVSDLSVSYGDFALPLQDALLDRAFECWVHAGDIAEAVDYPYEPPAAAHLHRMIDLAARLLPAALAERRRAGLAGPARRLVTAGSPGRSLHLEVEGSGGGNWYIALDSPAALGSPDHTVAQVALDGVEFCQLVAGHVPPVEAAAGQRGDRDAIRDVLFAAASLSRL
- a CDS encoding SCO4402 family protein; protein product: MGGMPLNDIPWWRWRSNVRSALHMLSDPVFHHECWLAGREGYGDVTDAVYRLVEDTWLDNWSAEKYVGTVFRDSGEAALVDVAVLRVLRIMHQVGADAPVSAYLEHHGWPEAVRAAREAHVLLATNDGEDPDVPPRSLDVLRIMTRS
- the purU gene encoding formyltetrahydrofolate deformylase; amino-acid sequence: MTAPQPADTAPEQYVLTLSCPDKQGIVHAVSSYLFMTGCNIEDSQQFGDHDTGLFFMRVHFSADSPVTPEKLRASFAAIGDSFRMDWQIHRSSERMRIVLMVSKFGHCLNDLLFRSRIGALPVDIAAVVSNHTDFAELVASYDIPFRHIPVNRENKAEAEAQLLELVREENVELVVLARYMQVLSDDLCKQLSGRIINIHHSFLPSFKGAKPYHQAHARGVKLIGATAHYVTADLDEGPIIEQEVERVGHGVTPDQLVAIGRDVECQALARAVKWHAERRILLNGRRTVIFA